One window of the Rhipicephalus microplus isolate Deutch F79 chromosome 2, USDA_Rmic, whole genome shotgun sequence genome contains the following:
- the LOC119187282 gene encoding sperm-specific sodium:proton exchanger, with product MNSLIGKQGDVEFNLRDRQVSVIILLLVAIVAGVCRALRRFNIPAVAVVAALGFGAGRLVSGYDAKEKVLPVTDQQIRELLFLYLPVLTFTGSINLRSHLFRQCFWQCVLLGFGGLLLSTMLFMLYMSGMRDAEKHHLAETVLISLLTCCPELMFVSDMNALSLARSHILETIIMGEPLIGATVLWMAYRFSTLPEKFTIYAFLRTVTSTLFIGPLVGKALGHALAMVMIALAQDLPVCFMVSAISVIATWAFAEQFMYGAGISTILSMGLAASSHADATVYNPISIRKFWMLIRYGYEIVIIFLPAFRIGRDSREFLSWHEIMSPVNAYVAKIGVRFVTIIVLYPLLASVGYSLSWQQCLIVAWANFKGAIMIALDLTRAFPTINLKHALQEQFVRLGTLFLVQVLNTTTLPKLMSILGLLALTDVERANMNMVIIALRNTARSSTNFQRRDKKFSGADWKWVQMHTCIKNPYEDVDEDDYAEQTDTYLPALAYRNAAARKASCSILRLQKVCCNKQYEDGMIHSKTKSKILAALQYAMEKEVSLDYTMMKPFVTVPSWIYGLKDLVQRFAGNEAIKKRQYNTRRSTRSRMEDDEEDIEHVSLLSAMLKEGWYHALVGFVALGFVLLLSGLALFIIKKRSDPSQYELLLSIATSVQAAYILLYSIEMVILVYTLGMLRMGKNLWKTLDVIMYFLVVIEFFLISMTSVSGGTKPDATYTSVLQISFITVISCRIVKTLQKRVVLFLLIWDMLNVLLNRKLFYAYDLSWAYITAADEAMNKVSRFVAIPQLAASIRENSGLNKLHTLKNVVYIQQRYPNIEVATKTRQAARKILNKAFDGLRELHKGG from the coding sequence ATGAATTCGCTGATCGGCAAGCAAGGCGACGTCGAGTTCAACCTGCGCGACAGGCAGGTGAGCGTGATCATCCTCCTGCTTGTGGCCATCGTAGCCGGCGTGTGTCGCGCGCTGCGACGCTTCAACATACCCGCCGTGGCCGTGGTTGCGGCGCTAGGCTTCGGCGCAGGCCGCCTCGTCAGCGGCTACGACGCGAAGGAGAAAGTCCTTCCGGTTACTGACCAGCAAATCCGCGAGCTGCTGTTCCTCTACCTGCCCGTGCTCACGTTTACCGGCTCGATCAACCTGCGCAGCCATCTGTTCAGGCAGTGCTTCTGGCAGTGCGTGCTGCTTGGTTTCGGTGGTCTGCTCTTGAGCACCATGCTCTTCATGCTGTACATGTCGGGTATGCGCGACGCCGAAAAACACCACCTGGCCGAGACGGTGCTCATCAGCTTGCTCACGTGCTGTCCAGAGCTTATGTTCGTGTCCGACATGAACGCGCTGTCGTTGGCCCGCTCGCACATACTTGAGACCATCATCATGGGAGAGCCGCTCATTGGAGCCACCGTTCTCTGGATGGCCTACCGGTTCAGCACGCTGCCAGAGAAGTTCACTATTTACGCTTTCCTGAGGACAGTCACGTCTACGCTGTTCATCGGGCCCTTGGTGGGCAAGGCGCTGGGACACGCACTCGCGATGGTTATGATAGCGTTGGCACAGGACCTTCCCGTCTGCTTCATGGTGAGTGCTATCAGTGTTATAGCAACGTGGGCCTTCGCCGAGCAGTTTATGTACGGTGCTGGCATCAGCACCATCCTCTCGATGGGTCTCGCCGCTAGCTCCCATGCAGATGCCACTGTGTACAATCCGATATCGATCAGAAAGTTCTGGATGCTCATCAGGTACGGCTACGAAATCGTCATCATCTTCCTGCCTGCTTTTCGGATAGGCCGAGACTCGCGAGAGTTTCTGTCGTGGCACGAGATAATGAGCCCAGTCAACGCGTACGTTGCCAAGATCGGTGTCCGGTTTGTCACCATAATCGTGTTGTATCCGCTGTTGGCATCAGTGGGTTATAGCCTGAGTTGGCAGCAGTGCTTGATTGTGGCCTGGGCGAACTTCAAGGGCGCCATAATGATCGCCCTGGACTTGACCAGAGCTTTTCCAACCATCAACCTCAAGCATGCCCTCCAGGAACAATTTGTTCGCCTGGGCACGCTTTTCCTTGTGCAAGTCCTGAATACCACTACACTTCCAAAGCTAATGTCGATCCTCGGGCTGCTGGCACTGACGGACGTGGAAAGGGCCAACATGAACATGGTCATAATCGCGCTTCGAAACACAGCGAGGTCATCAACTAACTTTCAGCGACGAGACAAGAAGTTCTCGGGTGCCGACTGGAAGTGGGTTCAGATGCACACGTGTATCAAAAACCCTTATGAAGACGTCGACGAAGACGACTACGCAGAGCAGACAGACACATACTTGCCGGCACTCGCCTACAGGAATGCTGCTGCAAGGAAGGCCAGTTGTTCCATCCTTCGGCTTCAGAAGGTTTGTTGCAACAAGCAATACGAGGATGGCATGATTCACAGCAAAACTAAGAGCAAGATACTGGCCGCCCTGCAGTATGCTATGGAGAAGGAAGTCTCCCTGGATTACACCATGATGAAGCCTTTTGTGACCGTCCCCAGTTGGATCTATGGGCTTAAGGACTTGGTGCAACGATTCGCCGGTAACGAAGCCATCAAGAAGCGCCAATACAATACAAGACGTTCCACCCGCTCACGTATGGAAGATGACGAAGAGGACATAGAGCACGTTAGCCTCCTGTCAGCCATGCTCAAGGAAGGCTGGTACCATGCGCTAGTCGGATTCGTTGCTTTGGGCTTCGTCTTGCTGCTCAGTGGCCTGGCTTTGTTTATAATCAAAAAGCGCTCGGATCCGTCCCAGTACGAGCTACTCCTGTCGATCGCCACGTCAGTGCAAGCAGCTTACATTCTGCTCTACTCGATAGAGATGGTCATCCTGGTGTACACCCTTGGCATGCTGCGCATGGGTAAGAATCTTTGGAAGACTCTTGATGTTATCATGTACTTCCTGGTCGTGATCGAGTTCTTTCTCATCAGCATGACCTCCGTGAGCGGCGGAACCAAGCCTGACGCCACTTACACCAGCGTCCTGCAGATAAGCTTCATCACAGTAATCTCGTGTCGGATCGTGAAGACGCTGCAGAAACGCGTCGTGCTATTCCTGTTGATATGGGACATGCTGAATGTGCTGCTGAACCGCAAACTGTTCTACGCGTATGACCTTAGCTGGGCCTATATCACAGCTGCAGACGAGGCGATGAACAAGGTATCCCGTTTCGTCGCCATACCCCAGTTGGCGGCTTCCATACGCGAGAATAGTGGCTTGAACAAGCTGCACACGCTCAAAAACGTGGTGTACATCCAGCAGCGCTACCCCAATATCGAAGTGGCAACGAAGACTCGCCAGGCAGCTCGAAAGATCCTTAACAAGGCGTTCGACGGCCTCAGGGAGCTACACAAAGGGGGTTGA